The genomic interval tagatgAATAATGATTggttttttagttaattttaaatacttatttataagaaataattttaagagatttttagttacttttaaataaaaaaatatacattttttatttgtaacttttgaatatttaattaaaattttaattataaaataactttctgagagggagagaaagagagagagagagaaagagagagaggaagatgaagagaagaaaagagagaaatttttttaagtatggcAAGGTCGATCAAAATCATTAAGAGATTAATGTAATTAGAAGAATTGAAATTGACATGAAAGAATTTTGTACGttacgttacaaaaaatttatgacgataaattagaattaattcgTTACAACTGTCCATAGATTTGTTTCACAAACCGATATCACAAAGAGATGTCATGAGAAGTCCTTGGGCCTATACAGAACAACAATCACATTCGAGGAACAAAGGATTTCGGCTTGCCGAAAAACTTAGAAAAGCAACCACAAATCCGAAAATTGCTTACGAGTTTCTCAAAACAATCGATGCGAAGAAGCTTATAGAAACTCAAAAAAAGTCTCTCTCGACGGaagaagtaattatttaaacatttgattGTAATTATGcgattgtaataaattacaatatgcAGGTAATacaaattatgagaaaaaaacaATACCTTTTTTGGTCTCTTTTAATATCTTCTTCGCAAGAGAATCGACAACACGGCTTGAGATTTACACTTGCTTTGGATCACAAATCTTCGAATCCAGTTTTTCCGGGAGATATAACGAAGTTTACAAGCGGCGGGGTTGAGGTATTATTACTTGTAGATTTTACCAGTTGCGAGGGATCTTTTATTGCACTGATTTTTCCGGACGTAAGTTTTGTTTTTGTCTTCATTAAGCACATTAGTTTTGAAGTCTTTAAATTTTCATAGAAGTGTTCGATTAAATATAACGTAACTCTGAGATTAGGCGATGTGACAAACATGAACTGccaattgtttataattaaataaaaattatacaaatttatatcgagttagtaaaatttgattaatccGTCATCTTTCGAGTAGATACATAAAAACCATAATTAAGCGCTAGAagatttttgtttgtaaaataacGTTATCGTACACTTTGTACGTCAACAGTTAAGTTTATAGTACAATCTCACCAAACATTGAATATAACAtagatgtaacaaaaaaatttatgaaaatcagcttttttcgGCCGATTACATGACCTTTCTCTTTTAAGGTCCGTTTACAATAGGATTGGTCGTAGGGAATAAAGTAGTAAGACGTAAGCAGTAGCGTAATTTATACGAACACGTGTGTTCACAATGCGACGTTGTAACGATATAAGGCCGGCCAATGAAAACAAATTGTTTGAAATCACATGCAAAACAGTGATGTATTTTGAGTTGTTTATTTTTGTGGTTAGTATAATTATGGATTGGAGAAAAATTggattgtttcttttattttgcctATCTTGgcaaaatttatagttattacaaTAGCAAGctataagaagaagaagaacgaaGCAACGGCGTCGGTTGATTCGGCCTGTAAACAGATTACGAAATGCTCAAGGATTTTATCATAATCTTGTTCAAGAATTGATTCAGAGTGACCACGAGGAATTCTTTGAATTATACAGAATGTGGCGTGAACAGTtcaatttattagtaaatttgCTTCATCTTCATATTAAGAAGAACAGCATTCGGAGACCTCTTTCTTCAGAACTGCGCTTAGCTGTCACTTTGTTGTAAGTAAAATTGTTgcaatttaaatacatacatataaatgtcgtttataaagttatattttgttgtaaatttatttaatattaatatttaataatagtaatcatAACTTAGTTATTAGCATCATTGTAATCATGTCTTAcattatataagtttatataagtTACAAACAATTCTAacacacacattttattatttcctttaaaatatcataatgaTTATTGCAGATATTTATCTCATGGTGATAGCGCTAAATTAAAACATGCAGAATTTAGAATAGGCAAGTCAACTGTTCACAAAATAGTAAATGAGACTTGTCAGGCGATTTGGATAGCGCTACAACCAATTGTTTTGAAACCTCCTAGTAAAGAAGATTGGAAATCTTTCAGCGAAGAATTTATAAGAAAGTGGCAATTTCCAAATTGTCTGGGAGTAATAGATGGACGTCATATGAGAATTCAGGCACCACTCAATTCTGGATCGACATTCTTCaactataaacaatttttcatcaTGATGCTGCTTGCCATCTGCGATGCATCATATAAGTTTACTTGGGTTGACATCGGGCAATATggtgaatatatattaatttactcttctcaatttttttttattacccaAGTTTGTAATACATCTTATCTACAATTGTTATTCTATGATTCATTTCCAGGTTTTATAAGTGATGGTAGAGTGTGGGCTAACACTGACTTTGCAAATGATATCGCTGCAGGCAATTTACCCTTGCCAGATCCCACACCACTTCCAGAAACAAATATTCCTTTTTCCTTTGTGTTTATTGGTGATAAAGCTTTCCCACTTTCAACATATATGATGCGGTCCTATCCTCGTAAAAATCTGACTGATGACATGAGGATTTTTAATTATCGCTTATCACGTGCACAGCGTACGATAAAGAATGCCTTTGGAATTTTGACTGCACGATGGCGTATCTTATACAAACCTCTTTGTATGTCGACAACCAACAGTGAAAATGTGAAGGCTCTCGTCGgtctacataattttattatgtatggAGAAGAACAAGAAAATATGAACAATCGTCAATATTGTACAACAGATTTAATTGATACCGAGAAGCGTGATGGTAGTATTAGAGAAAGACAGTGGAGACGGCACTTTCCCCCACATTTTGCTGAACTCGGTCAATTAGATGTTAACCGTGCAGATTCTATAACGAAAGAAATGAGAAATATCCTTAAAGGATACTTTGTTTTTCCAGTTGGTGAAGCTCCAGCTCCATGGCAATACGAAAACACGTTCAGAGGAGCTATTATTAATCCTCTtgtgatataatttcttatacatatgatatacagaaaaaatttattatttctgaatttattttgattttataacttgaagtaactttattatatattcaaaacagtttttctttgTTCTCAGAATTAGATTTTGctgaatatctaaaaattagctggatacagaactgaaaataattttattggatcttCGAAATagttatgataaattttaagcaATAAATAATGGGCAATGCTACAAAACGTTTTAATACTCTAGCAGCTTTAATGTTCCTACGTAATtgttttgatggtccaacaaaattattttcagatttgtatctacCTAAACTTGTAtcttagcaaaattgttttattccTGTGTACatgtgtaagaaatataaatatataaacatttaatataatgtacataAGTATACAATTaacatgtattattattaaacagtaTTATTAGACATTAACATGAATTATTAGAcagtattattttaacaaaatcgttttATTCCTGTGTACatgtataagaaatataaatatataaacattttagtcgaggggaaattcaca from Solenopsis invicta isolate M01_SB unplaced genomic scaffold, UNIL_Sinv_3.0 scaffold_1118, whole genome shotgun sequence carries:
- the LOC105205383 gene encoding putative nuclease HARBI1; its protein translation is MWREQFNLLVNLLHLHIKKNSIRRPLSSELRLAVTLLYLSHGDSAKLKHAEFRIGKSTVHKIVNETCQAIWIALQPIVLKPPSKEDWKSFSEEFIRKWQFPNCLGVIDGRHMRIQAPLNSGSTFFNYKQFFIMMLLAICDASYKFTWVDIGQYGFISDGRVWANTDFANDIAAGNLPLPDPTPLPETNIPFSFVFIGDKAFPLSTYMMRSYPRKNLTDDMRIFNYRLSRAQRTIKNAFGILTARWRILYKPLCMSTTNSENVKALVGLHNFIMYGEEQENMNNRQYCTTDLIDTEKRDGSIRERQWRRHFPPHFAELGQLDVNRADSITKEMRNILKGYFVFPVGEAPAPWQYENTFRGAIINPLVI